A stretch of the Malus domestica chromosome 08, GDT2T_hap1 genome encodes the following:
- the LOC139198046 gene encoding uncharacterized protein, with translation MANALANLASSMALGEEEATEVPICQRWVIPPITEMLLDDTNVILVFPVNTEEWRQPLIDYLGHGKLLDDLRHRSEIRRRAPRFLYYNGALNRCFFAGLLLRCLGEEEANQAMEEAHSGVCRSYQSRPKMHFQLKRMGYYWPSMVKDLPRTCRKVPNLRISCQLHTSIA, from the coding sequence atggcaaatgCTCTTGCTAACTTAGCTTCAAGTATGGCACtaggagaagaagaagccacAGAAGTGCCaatttgccaaagatgggtgatcccacCTATCACTGAAATGCTAttagatgatacaaatgtcatcttAGTATTTCCAGTCAACACTGAAGAGTGGAGACAACCACTGATCGACTACTTGGGGCATGGAAAGCTTTTGGACGATCTTagacaccgctctgaaatacgtcgacgagcacctcgcttcctctattacaacGGAGCACTCAATCGATGCTTTTTTGCAGGATTACTTctaagatgcctaggtgaggaagaagctaatcaagccatggaagaagcacactcaggcgtaTGCAGATCGTATCAGTCTAGACCAAAGATGCACTTCCAGCTCAAAAGGATGggctactactggccaagcatggtgaaggattTGCCTAGAACATGCCGAAAGGTGCCAaacctacgaatttcatgccaacttcatacatcaattGCCTGA